The Anolis carolinensis isolate JA03-04 chromosome 2, rAnoCar3.1.pri, whole genome shotgun sequence genome has a window encoding:
- the mbtd1 gene encoding MBT domain-containing protein 1 isoform X7, whose product MENTKDLTEHPSRPERKRRDSFGMFDGYDSCSEDTSSSSSTDESEEEVTPLPSSLPIIKNNGQVYTYPDGKSGMATCEMCGMVGVRDAFYSKTKRFCSVSCSRSYSSNSKKASILARLQGKPPTKKAKVLQKQPLVAKLAAYAQYQATVQNQSKTKTAPVPVDGFSWGNYINSNSFTAAPVNCFKHAPMGTCWGDISEGVRIEVPNTDCNLPTKVFWIAGIVKLAGYNALLRYEGFESDSNLDFWCNVCDADIHPVGWCATSGKPLVPPRSIQHKYTNWKAFLVKRLTGAKTLPPDFSQKVSESMQYPFKPSMRVEVVDKTHLCRTRVAIVDNVIGGRLRLVYEDSEDKTDDFWCHMYSPLIHPIGWSRSIGHRFKRSDIIKKQESHLDAPPHLFIKVKETESSGEWFKEGMKLEAIDPLNLSAICVATIRKVLSDGYLMIGIDGSEAADGSDWFCFHASSPSIFPVGFCEINMIELTPPRGYAKLPFKWFDYLRETGSVAAPVKLFNKDVPNHGFHVAMKLEAVDLMEPRLVCVATVTRIIHRLLRIHFDGWEDEYDQWVDCESPDLYPVGWCHLTGYQLQPPASQTSRDSQSSSSKQKKKSKSQQYKGHKKISSLQLKEELLDGEEYTFLQGASDQESNGSASHYIKQEP is encoded by the exons acTGAGCATCCTTCACGGCCAGAAAGGAAGAGACGCGATTCATTCGGGATGTTTGATGGTTATGATAGCTGTAGTGAGGATACCAGTAGTAGCTCCAGTACTGACGAGAGTGAAGAGGAAGTAACTCCTTTGCCCTCAAGTCTCCCAATTATCAAGAACAATGGACAGGTCTACACTTATCCAGATGGCAAGTCTGGCATGG CTACCTGTGAAATGTGTGGAATGGTCGGTGTCAGGGATGCCTTTTACTCTAAAACCAAGCGTTTCTGCAGTGTTTCCTGCTCAAGAAGTTACTCATCGAACTCTAAGAAGGCCAGCATTCTGGCCAGACTTCAG GGAAAACCTCCAACTAAGAAGGCTAAAGTGCTTCAAAAACAACCTTTAGTTGCTAAATTAGCTGCATATGCCCAGTATCAAGCAACGGTACAGAACCAGTCAAAGACTAAAACAG CACCAGTTCCAGTGGATGGATTCAGTTGGGGAAACTACATCAATAGCAATAGTTTCACAGCAGCTCCTGTTAACTGTTTTAAACAT GCACCTATGGGGACTTGCTGGGGCGACATCTCAGAAGGTGTACGAATAGAAGTCCCTAACACAGACTGCAACTTACCTACCAAAGTCTTCTGGATTGCGGGGATTGTGAAATTAGCAG GTTACAATGCTTTATTAAGATATGAAGGCTTTGAAAGTGACTCAAACCTTGACTTCTGGTGTAATGTCTGTGATGCTGATATCCATCCAGTTGGCTGGTGTGCAACCAGTGGGAAACCTCTAGTGCCACCTCGAT CTATTCAACACAAATATACAAACTGGAAAGCTTTCCTGGTGAAACGACTAACTGGTGCCAAAACTCTTCCTCCTGACTTTTCTCAGAAG GTGTCAGAAAGCATGCAGTATCCCTTCAAGCCTTCTATGAGAGTCGAGGTTGTTGATAAAACCCATCTCTGTCGAACACGGGTAGCAATTGTAGACAATGTAATTGGAGGCAGATTAAGATTAGTATATGAAGACAGTGAAGACAAAACAGATGATTTCTGGTGCCATATGTACAGCCCACTTATCCACCCTATTGGTTGGTCTCGAAGTATAGGACATCGGTTCAAAAGATCAG ATATTATAAAGAAACAGGAATCCCACTTGGATGCACCTCCACATTTATTTATCAAG GTAAAAGAAACTGAATCAAGTGGAGAATGGTTCAAGGAGGGAATGAAATTGGAAGCCATAGATCCATTAAACCTTTCTGCAATATGTGTGGCCACAAttagaaag gTGTTATCCGATGGCTATCTCATGATTGGAATTGATGGTTCTGAGGCAGCAGATGGATCTGACTGGTTTTGCTTCCATGCCTCCTCCCCTTCTATATTCCCTGTTGGTTTCTGTGAAATTAACATGATAGAATTAACTCCACCCCGAG GTTATGCAAAACTACCTTTCAAATGGTTTGACTACCTCAGGGAAACGGGTTCAGTAGCAGCTCCTGTGAAGCTCTTTAACAAG GATGTTCCAAACCATGGATTTCATGTTGCAATGAAACTGGAAGCTGTGGATCTTATGGAACCTCGTCTAGTATGTGTGGCCACTGTAACTCGCATTATCCACCGTCTGTTGAGGATACATTTTGATGGCTGGGAAGATGAATATGATCAGTGGGTGGATTGTGAATCTCCTGATCTCTATCCTGTAGGGTGGTGTCACCTAACTGGTTACCAACTGCAGCCTCCTGCCTCACAAA CATCAAGGGATAGCCAATCAAGTTcatcaaaacagaagaaaaagtcTAAGTCACAACAGTATAAAGGACACAAGAAAA
- the mbtd1 gene encoding MBT domain-containing protein 1 isoform X4: MENTKDLTEHPSRPERKRRDSFGMFDGYDSCSEDTSSSSSTDESEEEVTPLPSSLPIIKNNGQVYTYPDGKSGMATCEMCGMVGVRDAFYSKTKRFCSVSCSRSYSSNSKKASILARLQVTGKPPTKKAKVLQKQPLVAKLAAYAQYQATVQNQSKTKTAPVPVDGFSWGNYINSNSFTAAPVNCFKHAPMGTCWGDISEGVRIEVPNTDCNLPTKVFWIAGIVKLAGYNALLRYEGFESDSNLDFWCNVCDADIHPVGWCATSGKPLVPPRSIQHKYTNWKAFLVKRLTGAKTLPPDFSQKVSESMQYPFKPSMRVEVVDKTHLCRTRVAIVDNVIGGRLRLVYEDSEDKTDDFWCHMYSPLIHPIGWSRSIGHRFKRSDIIKKQESHLDAPPHLFIKVKETESSGEWFKEGMKLEAIDPLNLSAICVATIRKVLSDGYLMIGIDGSEAADGSDWFCFHASSPSIFPVGFCEINMIELTPPRGYAKLPFKWFDYLRETGSVAAPVKLFNKDVPNHGFHVAMKLEAVDLMEPRLVCVATVTRIIHRLLRIHFDGWEDEYDQWVDCESPDLYPVGWCHLTGYQLQPPASQTSRDSQSSSSKQKKKSKSQQYKGHKKKRKIPVGKKPVSLSSVPMTGAVRRSFSGDEELTPPQYRTLPAQPAPEACQPPRTSREFSPSLKTAEQCVSQGR, from the exons acTGAGCATCCTTCACGGCCAGAAAGGAAGAGACGCGATTCATTCGGGATGTTTGATGGTTATGATAGCTGTAGTGAGGATACCAGTAGTAGCTCCAGTACTGACGAGAGTGAAGAGGAAGTAACTCCTTTGCCCTCAAGTCTCCCAATTATCAAGAACAATGGACAGGTCTACACTTATCCAGATGGCAAGTCTGGCATGG CTACCTGTGAAATGTGTGGAATGGTCGGTGTCAGGGATGCCTTTTACTCTAAAACCAAGCGTTTCTGCAGTGTTTCCTGCTCAAGAAGTTACTCATCGAACTCTAAGAAGGCCAGCATTCTGGCCAGACTTCAGGTAACG GGAAAACCTCCAACTAAGAAGGCTAAAGTGCTTCAAAAACAACCTTTAGTTGCTAAATTAGCTGCATATGCCCAGTATCAAGCAACGGTACAGAACCAGTCAAAGACTAAAACAG CACCAGTTCCAGTGGATGGATTCAGTTGGGGAAACTACATCAATAGCAATAGTTTCACAGCAGCTCCTGTTAACTGTTTTAAACAT GCACCTATGGGGACTTGCTGGGGCGACATCTCAGAAGGTGTACGAATAGAAGTCCCTAACACAGACTGCAACTTACCTACCAAAGTCTTCTGGATTGCGGGGATTGTGAAATTAGCAG GTTACAATGCTTTATTAAGATATGAAGGCTTTGAAAGTGACTCAAACCTTGACTTCTGGTGTAATGTCTGTGATGCTGATATCCATCCAGTTGGCTGGTGTGCAACCAGTGGGAAACCTCTAGTGCCACCTCGAT CTATTCAACACAAATATACAAACTGGAAAGCTTTCCTGGTGAAACGACTAACTGGTGCCAAAACTCTTCCTCCTGACTTTTCTCAGAAG GTGTCAGAAAGCATGCAGTATCCCTTCAAGCCTTCTATGAGAGTCGAGGTTGTTGATAAAACCCATCTCTGTCGAACACGGGTAGCAATTGTAGACAATGTAATTGGAGGCAGATTAAGATTAGTATATGAAGACAGTGAAGACAAAACAGATGATTTCTGGTGCCATATGTACAGCCCACTTATCCACCCTATTGGTTGGTCTCGAAGTATAGGACATCGGTTCAAAAGATCAG ATATTATAAAGAAACAGGAATCCCACTTGGATGCACCTCCACATTTATTTATCAAG GTAAAAGAAACTGAATCAAGTGGAGAATGGTTCAAGGAGGGAATGAAATTGGAAGCCATAGATCCATTAAACCTTTCTGCAATATGTGTGGCCACAAttagaaag gTGTTATCCGATGGCTATCTCATGATTGGAATTGATGGTTCTGAGGCAGCAGATGGATCTGACTGGTTTTGCTTCCATGCCTCCTCCCCTTCTATATTCCCTGTTGGTTTCTGTGAAATTAACATGATAGAATTAACTCCACCCCGAG GTTATGCAAAACTACCTTTCAAATGGTTTGACTACCTCAGGGAAACGGGTTCAGTAGCAGCTCCTGTGAAGCTCTTTAACAAG GATGTTCCAAACCATGGATTTCATGTTGCAATGAAACTGGAAGCTGTGGATCTTATGGAACCTCGTCTAGTATGTGTGGCCACTGTAACTCGCATTATCCACCGTCTGTTGAGGATACATTTTGATGGCTGGGAAGATGAATATGATCAGTGGGTGGATTGTGAATCTCCTGATCTCTATCCTGTAGGGTGGTGTCACCTAACTGGTTACCAACTGCAGCCTCCTGCCTCACAAA CATCAAGGGATAGCCAATCAAGTTcatcaaaacagaagaaaaagtcTAAGTCACAACAGTATAAAGGACACAAGAAAA AGAGGAAGATACCAGTTGGGAAGAAGCCTGTCAGTTTGTCCAGCGTCCCCATGACAGGTGCGGTACGGAGGAGCTTCTCTGGTGATGAAGAGTTGACTCCTCCTCAGTATCGAACCCTTCCAGCACAGCCAGCCCCGGAGGCCTGCCAGCCTCCCAGGACTAGCAGAGAGTTCAGTCCCAGCCTCAAAACAG CAGAACAATGTGTATCgcaaggaagatga
- the mbtd1 gene encoding MBT domain-containing protein 1 isoform X5 yields the protein MENTKDLTEHPSRPERKRRDSFGMFDGYDSCSEDTSSSSSTDESEEEVTPLPSSLPIIKNNGQVYTYPDGKSGMATCEMCGMVGVRDAFYSKTKRFCSVSCSRSYSSNSKKASILARLQVTGKPPTKKAKVLQKQPLVAKLAAYAQYQATVQNQSKTKTAPVPVDGFSWGNYINSNSFTAAPVNCFKHAPMGTCWGDISEGVRIEVPNTDCNLPTKVFWIAGIVKLAGYNALLRYEGFESDSNLDFWCNVCDADIHPVGWCATSGKPLVPPRSIQHKYTNWKAFLVKRLTGAKTLPPDFSQKVSESMQYPFKPSMRVEVVDKTHLCRTRVAIVDNVIGGRLRLVYEDSEDKTDDFWCHMYSPLIHPIGWSRSIGHRFKRSDIIKKQESHLDAPPHLFIKVKETESSGEWFKEGMKLEAIDPLNLSAICVATIRKVLSDGYLMIGIDGSEAADGSDWFCFHASSPSIFPVGFCEINMIELTPPRGYAKLPFKWFDYLRETGSVAAPVKLFNKDVPNHGFHVAMKLEAVDLMEPRLVCVATVTRIIHRLLRIHFDGWEDEYDQWVDCESPDLYPVGWCHLTGYQLQPPASQTSRDSQSSSSKQKKKSKSQQYKGHKKKRKIPVGKKPVSLSSVPMTGAVRRSFSGDEELTPPQYRTLPAQPAPEACQPPRTSREFSPSLKTEQCVSQGR from the exons acTGAGCATCCTTCACGGCCAGAAAGGAAGAGACGCGATTCATTCGGGATGTTTGATGGTTATGATAGCTGTAGTGAGGATACCAGTAGTAGCTCCAGTACTGACGAGAGTGAAGAGGAAGTAACTCCTTTGCCCTCAAGTCTCCCAATTATCAAGAACAATGGACAGGTCTACACTTATCCAGATGGCAAGTCTGGCATGG CTACCTGTGAAATGTGTGGAATGGTCGGTGTCAGGGATGCCTTTTACTCTAAAACCAAGCGTTTCTGCAGTGTTTCCTGCTCAAGAAGTTACTCATCGAACTCTAAGAAGGCCAGCATTCTGGCCAGACTTCAGGTAACG GGAAAACCTCCAACTAAGAAGGCTAAAGTGCTTCAAAAACAACCTTTAGTTGCTAAATTAGCTGCATATGCCCAGTATCAAGCAACGGTACAGAACCAGTCAAAGACTAAAACAG CACCAGTTCCAGTGGATGGATTCAGTTGGGGAAACTACATCAATAGCAATAGTTTCACAGCAGCTCCTGTTAACTGTTTTAAACAT GCACCTATGGGGACTTGCTGGGGCGACATCTCAGAAGGTGTACGAATAGAAGTCCCTAACACAGACTGCAACTTACCTACCAAAGTCTTCTGGATTGCGGGGATTGTGAAATTAGCAG GTTACAATGCTTTATTAAGATATGAAGGCTTTGAAAGTGACTCAAACCTTGACTTCTGGTGTAATGTCTGTGATGCTGATATCCATCCAGTTGGCTGGTGTGCAACCAGTGGGAAACCTCTAGTGCCACCTCGAT CTATTCAACACAAATATACAAACTGGAAAGCTTTCCTGGTGAAACGACTAACTGGTGCCAAAACTCTTCCTCCTGACTTTTCTCAGAAG GTGTCAGAAAGCATGCAGTATCCCTTCAAGCCTTCTATGAGAGTCGAGGTTGTTGATAAAACCCATCTCTGTCGAACACGGGTAGCAATTGTAGACAATGTAATTGGAGGCAGATTAAGATTAGTATATGAAGACAGTGAAGACAAAACAGATGATTTCTGGTGCCATATGTACAGCCCACTTATCCACCCTATTGGTTGGTCTCGAAGTATAGGACATCGGTTCAAAAGATCAG ATATTATAAAGAAACAGGAATCCCACTTGGATGCACCTCCACATTTATTTATCAAG GTAAAAGAAACTGAATCAAGTGGAGAATGGTTCAAGGAGGGAATGAAATTGGAAGCCATAGATCCATTAAACCTTTCTGCAATATGTGTGGCCACAAttagaaag gTGTTATCCGATGGCTATCTCATGATTGGAATTGATGGTTCTGAGGCAGCAGATGGATCTGACTGGTTTTGCTTCCATGCCTCCTCCCCTTCTATATTCCCTGTTGGTTTCTGTGAAATTAACATGATAGAATTAACTCCACCCCGAG GTTATGCAAAACTACCTTTCAAATGGTTTGACTACCTCAGGGAAACGGGTTCAGTAGCAGCTCCTGTGAAGCTCTTTAACAAG GATGTTCCAAACCATGGATTTCATGTTGCAATGAAACTGGAAGCTGTGGATCTTATGGAACCTCGTCTAGTATGTGTGGCCACTGTAACTCGCATTATCCACCGTCTGTTGAGGATACATTTTGATGGCTGGGAAGATGAATATGATCAGTGGGTGGATTGTGAATCTCCTGATCTCTATCCTGTAGGGTGGTGTCACCTAACTGGTTACCAACTGCAGCCTCCTGCCTCACAAA CATCAAGGGATAGCCAATCAAGTTcatcaaaacagaagaaaaagtcTAAGTCACAACAGTATAAAGGACACAAGAAAA AGAGGAAGATACCAGTTGGGAAGAAGCCTGTCAGTTTGTCCAGCGTCCCCATGACAGGTGCGGTACGGAGGAGCTTCTCTGGTGATGAAGAGTTGACTCCTCCTCAGTATCGAACCCTTCCAGCACAGCCAGCCCCGGAGGCCTGCCAGCCTCCCAGGACTAGCAGAGAGTTCAGTCCCAGCCTCAAAACAG AACAATGTGTATCgcaaggaagatga
- the mbtd1 gene encoding MBT domain-containing protein 1 isoform X3 has protein sequence MFDGYDSCSEDTSSSSSTDESEEEVTPLPSSLPIIKNNGQVYTYPDGKSGMATCEMCGMVGVRDAFYSKTKRFCSVSCSRSYSSNSKKASILARLQVTGKPPTKKAKVLQKQPLVAKLAAYAQYQATVQNQSKTKTAPVPVDGFSWGNYINSNSFTAAPVNCFKHAPMGTCWGDISEGVRIEVPNTDCNLPTKVFWIAGIVKLAGYNALLRYEGFESDSNLDFWCNVCDADIHPVGWCATSGKPLVPPRSIQHKYTNWKAFLVKRLTGAKTLPPDFSQKVSESMQYPFKPSMRVEVVDKTHLCRTRVAIVDNVIGGRLRLVYEDSEDKTDDFWCHMYSPLIHPIGWSRSIGHRFKRSDIIKKQESHLDAPPHLFIKVKETESSGEWFKEGMKLEAIDPLNLSAICVATIRKVLSDGYLMIGIDGSEAADGSDWFCFHASSPSIFPVGFCEINMIELTPPRGYAKLPFKWFDYLRETGSVAAPVKLFNKDVPNHGFHVAMKLEAVDLMEPRLVCVATVTRIIHRLLRIHFDGWEDEYDQWVDCESPDLYPVGWCHLTGYQLQPPASQTSRDSQSSSSKQKKKSKSQQYKGHKKKRKIPVGKKPVSLSSVPMTGAVRRSFSGDEELTPPQYRTLPAQPAPEACQPPRTSREFSPSLKTVSSLQLKEELLDGEEYTFLQGASDQESNGSASHYIKQEP, from the exons ATGTTTGATGGTTATGATAGCTGTAGTGAGGATACCAGTAGTAGCTCCAGTACTGACGAGAGTGAAGAGGAAGTAACTCCTTTGCCCTCAAGTCTCCCAATTATCAAGAACAATGGACAGGTCTACACTTATCCAGATGGCAAGTCTGGCATGG CTACCTGTGAAATGTGTGGAATGGTCGGTGTCAGGGATGCCTTTTACTCTAAAACCAAGCGTTTCTGCAGTGTTTCCTGCTCAAGAAGTTACTCATCGAACTCTAAGAAGGCCAGCATTCTGGCCAGACTTCAGGTAACG GGAAAACCTCCAACTAAGAAGGCTAAAGTGCTTCAAAAACAACCTTTAGTTGCTAAATTAGCTGCATATGCCCAGTATCAAGCAACGGTACAGAACCAGTCAAAGACTAAAACAG CACCAGTTCCAGTGGATGGATTCAGTTGGGGAAACTACATCAATAGCAATAGTTTCACAGCAGCTCCTGTTAACTGTTTTAAACAT GCACCTATGGGGACTTGCTGGGGCGACATCTCAGAAGGTGTACGAATAGAAGTCCCTAACACAGACTGCAACTTACCTACCAAAGTCTTCTGGATTGCGGGGATTGTGAAATTAGCAG GTTACAATGCTTTATTAAGATATGAAGGCTTTGAAAGTGACTCAAACCTTGACTTCTGGTGTAATGTCTGTGATGCTGATATCCATCCAGTTGGCTGGTGTGCAACCAGTGGGAAACCTCTAGTGCCACCTCGAT CTATTCAACACAAATATACAAACTGGAAAGCTTTCCTGGTGAAACGACTAACTGGTGCCAAAACTCTTCCTCCTGACTTTTCTCAGAAG GTGTCAGAAAGCATGCAGTATCCCTTCAAGCCTTCTATGAGAGTCGAGGTTGTTGATAAAACCCATCTCTGTCGAACACGGGTAGCAATTGTAGACAATGTAATTGGAGGCAGATTAAGATTAGTATATGAAGACAGTGAAGACAAAACAGATGATTTCTGGTGCCATATGTACAGCCCACTTATCCACCCTATTGGTTGGTCTCGAAGTATAGGACATCGGTTCAAAAGATCAG ATATTATAAAGAAACAGGAATCCCACTTGGATGCACCTCCACATTTATTTATCAAG GTAAAAGAAACTGAATCAAGTGGAGAATGGTTCAAGGAGGGAATGAAATTGGAAGCCATAGATCCATTAAACCTTTCTGCAATATGTGTGGCCACAAttagaaag gTGTTATCCGATGGCTATCTCATGATTGGAATTGATGGTTCTGAGGCAGCAGATGGATCTGACTGGTTTTGCTTCCATGCCTCCTCCCCTTCTATATTCCCTGTTGGTTTCTGTGAAATTAACATGATAGAATTAACTCCACCCCGAG GTTATGCAAAACTACCTTTCAAATGGTTTGACTACCTCAGGGAAACGGGTTCAGTAGCAGCTCCTGTGAAGCTCTTTAACAAG GATGTTCCAAACCATGGATTTCATGTTGCAATGAAACTGGAAGCTGTGGATCTTATGGAACCTCGTCTAGTATGTGTGGCCACTGTAACTCGCATTATCCACCGTCTGTTGAGGATACATTTTGATGGCTGGGAAGATGAATATGATCAGTGGGTGGATTGTGAATCTCCTGATCTCTATCCTGTAGGGTGGTGTCACCTAACTGGTTACCAACTGCAGCCTCCTGCCTCACAAA CATCAAGGGATAGCCAATCAAGTTcatcaaaacagaagaaaaagtcTAAGTCACAACAGTATAAAGGACACAAGAAAA AGAGGAAGATACCAGTTGGGAAGAAGCCTGTCAGTTTGTCCAGCGTCCCCATGACAGGTGCGGTACGGAGGAGCTTCTCTGGTGATGAAGAGTTGACTCCTCCTCAGTATCGAACCCTTCCAGCACAGCCAGCCCCGGAGGCCTGCCAGCCTCCCAGGACTAGCAGAGAGTTCAGTCCCAGCCTCAAAACAG
- the mbtd1 gene encoding MBT domain-containing protein 1 isoform X10 yields MGTCWGDISEGVRIEVPNTDCNLPTKVFWIAGIVKLAGYNALLRYEGFESDSNLDFWCNVCDADIHPVGWCATSGKPLVPPRSIQHKYTNWKAFLVKRLTGAKTLPPDFSQKVSESMQYPFKPSMRVEVVDKTHLCRTRVAIVDNVIGGRLRLVYEDSEDKTDDFWCHMYSPLIHPIGWSRSIGHRFKRSDIIKKQESHLDAPPHLFIKVKETESSGEWFKEGMKLEAIDPLNLSAICVATIRKVLSDGYLMIGIDGSEAADGSDWFCFHASSPSIFPVGFCEINMIELTPPRGYAKLPFKWFDYLRETGSVAAPVKLFNKDVPNHGFHVAMKLEAVDLMEPRLVCVATVTRIIHRLLRIHFDGWEDEYDQWVDCESPDLYPVGWCHLTGYQLQPPASQTSRDSQSSSSKQKKKSKSQQYKGHKKKRKIPVGKKPVSLSSVPMTGAVRRSFSGDEELTPPQYRTLPAQPAPEACQPPRTSREFSPSLKTVSSLQLKEELLDGEEYTFLQGASDQESNGSASHYIKQEP; encoded by the exons ATGGGGACTTGCTGGGGCGACATCTCAGAAGGTGTACGAATAGAAGTCCCTAACACAGACTGCAACTTACCTACCAAAGTCTTCTGGATTGCGGGGATTGTGAAATTAGCAG GTTACAATGCTTTATTAAGATATGAAGGCTTTGAAAGTGACTCAAACCTTGACTTCTGGTGTAATGTCTGTGATGCTGATATCCATCCAGTTGGCTGGTGTGCAACCAGTGGGAAACCTCTAGTGCCACCTCGAT CTATTCAACACAAATATACAAACTGGAAAGCTTTCCTGGTGAAACGACTAACTGGTGCCAAAACTCTTCCTCCTGACTTTTCTCAGAAG GTGTCAGAAAGCATGCAGTATCCCTTCAAGCCTTCTATGAGAGTCGAGGTTGTTGATAAAACCCATCTCTGTCGAACACGGGTAGCAATTGTAGACAATGTAATTGGAGGCAGATTAAGATTAGTATATGAAGACAGTGAAGACAAAACAGATGATTTCTGGTGCCATATGTACAGCCCACTTATCCACCCTATTGGTTGGTCTCGAAGTATAGGACATCGGTTCAAAAGATCAG ATATTATAAAGAAACAGGAATCCCACTTGGATGCACCTCCACATTTATTTATCAAG GTAAAAGAAACTGAATCAAGTGGAGAATGGTTCAAGGAGGGAATGAAATTGGAAGCCATAGATCCATTAAACCTTTCTGCAATATGTGTGGCCACAAttagaaag gTGTTATCCGATGGCTATCTCATGATTGGAATTGATGGTTCTGAGGCAGCAGATGGATCTGACTGGTTTTGCTTCCATGCCTCCTCCCCTTCTATATTCCCTGTTGGTTTCTGTGAAATTAACATGATAGAATTAACTCCACCCCGAG GTTATGCAAAACTACCTTTCAAATGGTTTGACTACCTCAGGGAAACGGGTTCAGTAGCAGCTCCTGTGAAGCTCTTTAACAAG GATGTTCCAAACCATGGATTTCATGTTGCAATGAAACTGGAAGCTGTGGATCTTATGGAACCTCGTCTAGTATGTGTGGCCACTGTAACTCGCATTATCCACCGTCTGTTGAGGATACATTTTGATGGCTGGGAAGATGAATATGATCAGTGGGTGGATTGTGAATCTCCTGATCTCTATCCTGTAGGGTGGTGTCACCTAACTGGTTACCAACTGCAGCCTCCTGCCTCACAAA CATCAAGGGATAGCCAATCAAGTTcatcaaaacagaagaaaaagtcTAAGTCACAACAGTATAAAGGACACAAGAAAA AGAGGAAGATACCAGTTGGGAAGAAGCCTGTCAGTTTGTCCAGCGTCCCCATGACAGGTGCGGTACGGAGGAGCTTCTCTGGTGATGAAGAGTTGACTCCTCCTCAGTATCGAACCCTTCCAGCACAGCCAGCCCCGGAGGCCTGCCAGCCTCCCAGGACTAGCAGAGAGTTCAGTCCCAGCCTCAAAACAG